A genomic stretch from Falco naumanni isolate bFalNau1 chromosome 4, bFalNau1.pat, whole genome shotgun sequence includes:
- the PALB2 gene encoding partner and localizer of BRCA2 — translation MAARLLWARSARRPREAAMEGPAVAGGALSAAEKEKLREKLALLRREYSETVRRLRRARRAERARSGGRGAEEEGGRGERSPAGSREKVSPSADKHETPQLQTNACFDLVTEEKTSVTSKHVPEFSNNEVSQQDSLQAESIRASQENLCCEIIRTAPEEKKKQTSRHLMKLRRRTKAPVSEERESVRDVHLSNADETAKNQIASPEELRSPVFRRSSLSNTEENNQRASRPAQGEENSFNPPNAAFGVVKDMLEDSVPPGEPELFPCALRDSSNVWQPESPCAVATSDNHEPARLCSENSDSFSLDTSGDGGKESSSIMKQTDSASMCEDQGELHRLLDLMSENEVLPADGNNSITNDSKSCEGNQSHANSLNPFPTDLTLSNVEELLENQQADIQSRLSHLEKVTAPESALNSCTVVEGLLFPVEYYVRTTRRMSNCQRKVDLDAVILSQLGRSKKGQRRKCKQKDANSGQSSQERAENHLESGIMLFPFLGAENDSANSSSPQKSLPASSGSSTSLGSISQSSITSTKQDQRRTQRKEKEKKGRRKSTCKPLVHHVSQELTESLDLVTTKEGCLLSNECQSENVNSDANLEKSSDEGRLSAAAALALGEPEASAAIQPTSADPPPAGSQVLGKCHKALLEQVQNPLQNSDSLNPGIETFASRIGDVEVNLTVRQADRQALEHVKNPHMQGACKAEQLLAINVPPWRCLRSSARQSTSQVSKDANNRGRRYPTGSESPASLGLPATDSDTCGSLFSFRNLQWLAPQLGVRDFDLPDEEFGLLKLEKLESSPMNDLEVFVPSVFGDGVASEDTQDAQMNPEGKCLKSNLILTFKNGLPKLPHIERPDSKKAISTHELLLTPMGAVLAGAPTQPESQISSSVFPVVGATPAVLPPVLDKVFPSTPSVPPSQTSLHSSKGAPAQVVDDGERKDSAVPLHLHSCGAGSARKEEEEGTTFPLEAEGGAGNKSDDAVTLEKHQQSESKEQRTSEQKVDVAVQLTPLLLDGLTEENLQLVSKLKDSSTSCAVDVSTVWWEAAGCRELCVVTACESSVSLWKPLASDRWGKVYTWQLREIPVIQLVPLPDTCNLVCIALGDLEIGEIRLLLYSSENDSFKQSLVKTGNIKAVLGLKDRRLVSSSRTLQEQQVEIVSLSETGRSKDGQTLMPPEESVLAFAEVEGMRDALVGTTAVNSIVVWNLKTGQLLKKMHVGYSYPASICHRVYSDSGLLFVVLSHPHAKESESCGNPAFRVIAFNPKTSRSTGVMFSSLPPGHTGRYLEGDVKGASAAAVLTSGAIAVWDLLLGQCTALLPPDPAGSWALARWATVGSCLLAGQWDGTVCLYRYRQPQPGAA, via the exons ATGGCGGCCCGGTTGCTATGGGCAcgcagcgcccgccgcccgcgggaGGCCGCCATGGAGGGGCCGGCGGTGGCCGGGGGCGCCCTCAGCGCTGCCGAGAAGGAGAag CTGCGGGAGAAGCTGGCGCTGCTGAGGCGGGAGTACAGCGAGACCGTCCGCCGGCTGCGG CGGGCGCGGCGAGCCGAGCGAGCCAGGAGTGGCGGCCGGGGCGCGGAGGAGGAAGGAGGCCGGGGGGAGCGGAGCCCTGCAG gTTCTAGAGAGAAGGTATCTCCTAGTGCTGACAAACATGAAACCCCCCAGTTACAGACTAATGCCTGCTTTGATCTTgtcacagaggagaaaacatcTGTCACATCTAAACATGTTCCAGAGTTTTCCAACAATGAGGTTAGCCAGCAGGACAGCTTGCAGGCAGAAAGCATACGGGCTAGCCAGGAAAACCTGTGTTGTGAAATCATTAGGACTGCccctgaggagaaaaaaaaacaaacctccagACACTTGATGAAGCTGAGGAGACGGACGAAGGCTCCGGTATCAGAGGAAAGGGAATCGGTGCGTGATGTGCATCTCAGCAATGCtgatgaaacagcaaaaaatcaaATTGCCAGTCCAGAGGAGCTCCGGTCACCTGTCTTCAGGCGAAGCAGTCTCTCAAACACTGAGGAAAACAACCAAAGAGCATCCAGGCcagcacagggagaagaaaacagtttcaatCCTCCCAATGCAGCGTTTGGAGTTGTAAAAGATATGCTTGAAGACAGTGTCCCTCCAGGAGAACCTGAGCTGTTCCCTTGTGCACTGAGGGACAGCAGCAATGTCTGGCAGCCTGAGTCCCCGTGTGCTGTGGCCACATCTGACAACCATGAGCCTGCACGGCTATGTTCAGAGAACAGTGACTCTTTTTCACTTGACACTAGTGGTGATGGAGGAAAAGAATCCTCCAGTATAATGAAACAAACGGACAGTGCAAGTATGTGTGAAGACCAGGGAGAATTACATAGGCTCTTGGATTTAATGTCAGAAAATGAAGtattgcctgctgatggaaataATAGTATAACTAATGACAGCAAAAGCTGTGAAGGAAATCAAAGTCATGCAAATAGTTTAAATCCCTTTCCTACAGATCTTACTCTGAGCAATGTTGAAGAATTGTTGGAGAATCAACAGGCTGACATTCAGTCAAGACTTTCTCATCTAGAAAAGGTGACAGCTCCTGAAAGTGCACTGAACTCTTGCACAGTTGTTGAAGGGCTTCTCTTTCCGGTTGAATACTATGTCAGGACAACTCGACGCATGTCTAATTGCCAGAGGAAAGTGGACCTTGATGCTGTAATTCTCAGCCAGCTGGGCAGAAGCAAGAAGGGTCAGCGAAGGAAGTGCAAGCAGAAAGATGCAAATTCTGGTCAGTCCTCCCAAGAAAGAGCTGAAAATCATTTGGAGTCGGGGATCATGCTGTTCCCTTTTCTTGGTGCAGAAAATGATTCGGCAAATTCAAGTAGTCCTCAGAAATCTCTTCCTGCGTCCAGTGGTAGCAGCACTTCACTTGGATCAATTTCTCAAAGCAGTATCACCAGCACAAAGCAAGATCAGAGACgaacacagaggaaagaaaaagagaaaaagggaagaagaaagtcTACTTGCAAACCCCTTGTCCATCACGTGTCACAGGAACTTACAGAGAGTTTGGATCTTGTAACAACGAAGGAAGGTTGTCTGCTATCAAATGAGTGTCAGAGTGAAAACGTAAACTCTGATGCTAATCTTGAAAAATCGTCAGATGAGGGAAGGttgtctgctgctgcagctctggcgTTGGGAGAGCCAGAAGCGAGTGCTGCTATACAGCCAACAAGTGCCGATCCTCCTCCTGCAGGAAGCCAAGTGCTTGGCAAATGCCATAAGGCTCTGTTGGAACAGGTTCAAAATCCGCTTCAGAACAGTGATTCTCTGAACCCAGGGATTGAAACGTTTGCCAGCCGTATAGGAGATGTGGAAGTCAATTTAACTGTGCGTCAGGCTGACAGACAGGCACTGGAGCATGTTAAGAATCCGCACATGCAAGGAGCCTGCAAGGCTGAGCAGCTCCTAGCGATTAATGTCCCTCCGTGGCGCTGCCTGCGTTCCTCTGCCAGACAGAGCACCAGTCAAGTCTCAAAAG ATGCGAACAACAGAGGACGTAGGTATCCAACAGGTTCTGAGAGTCCTGCTTCTCTTGGCTTGCCTGCTACAGACTCTGACACTTGCGgctctctcttctccttccgCAATCTCCAGTGGCTGGCCCCTCAGCTGGGTGTCAGAGACTTTGACTTACCAGATGAGGAATTTGGGCTACTAAAACTTGAGAAATTAGAATCTTCCCCTATGAACGACTTGGAAGTTTTTGTTCCTAGTGTGTTTGGAGATGGTGTGGCTTCAGAGGACACACAAGATGCACAGATGAatccagaaggaaaatgtctcaaaagtaatttgattttgaCATTCAAAAATGGATTGCCCAAGTTACCTCACATAGAAAGGCCAGATTCTAAGAAGGCTATTTCCACCCATGAATTGTTACTCACTCCCATGGGGGCTGTCCTAGCTGGTGCTCCCACTCAGCCTGAGTCTCAGATTTCCTCATCTGTTTTCCCTGTTGTGGGTGCAACCCCAGCTGTTTTACCACCAGTACTCGATAAGGTCTTCCCCAGCACACCTTCTGTACCTCCTTCGCAAACGAGCTTGCATTCCTCCAAAGGAGCACCTGCCCAGGTTGTGGATGATGGGGAACGCAAAGACTCTGCTGTCCCACTGCATTTGCACAGCTGTGGTGCAGGATCTGCtagaaaagaggaggaagaaggtaCAACATTTCCTTTAGAAGCTGAAGGAGGTGCTGGTAATAAATCTGATGATGCTGTGACCTTGGAGAAGCATCAGCAgtcagaaagcaaagagcagagAACTTCTGAACAG AAAGTAGATGTAGCAGTACAGTTGACTCCACTACTGCTTGATGGCCTGACAGAAGAGAACTTGCAGCTTGTATCAAAGCTAAAG GATTCTTCAACTTCCTGCGCCGTGGATGTGAGTACGGTGTGGTGGgaggcagctggctgcagagagctgtgtgTGGTGACCGCCTGTGAGAGTTCTGTCTCCCTGTGGAAACCTCTGGCGTCTGACCGCTGGGGAAAGGTCTATACTTGGCAGCTCAGAGAG ATTCCTGTAATACAGCTCGTTCCTCTGCCGGACACCTGTAATCTCGTGTGTATAGCATTGGGAGATTTGGAGATTGGAGAAATAAg GCTCTTGCTTTATTCTTCTGAGAATGACTCATTCAAGCAATCTCTAGTAAAAACTGGAAATATAAAAGCTGTTCTTGGGCTAAAGGATAGGAGGctggtcagcagcagcaggactctACAAGAGCAGCAGGTGGAAATAGTATCGCTTTCGGAAACAGGAAG GAGCAAGGACGGACAGACTTTGATGCCCCCTGAAGAAAGTGTTTTAGCTTTTGCTGAAGTGGAAGGAATGAGAGATGCCTTGGTTGGCACCACTGCAGTGAACAGCATTGTTGTTTG GAATTTGAAAACAGGCCAGCTTCTGAAGAAGATGCACGTTGGTTATTCCTACCCAGCTTCCATCTGCCATCGAGTATATTCCGACTCT GGccttctgtttgttgttttaagtCATCCACATGCCAAAGAGAGTGAGTCCTGTGGAAACCCCGCATTCCGTGTGATAGCCTTCAACCCCAAAACATCCAGGAGCACGGGAGTGATgttctcctctctcccacccGGGCACACTGGAAG GTACCTGGAGGGTGATGTGAAGGGTGCCTCGGCTGCCGCCGTGCTGACGTCAGGAGCCATCGCGGTGTGGGACCTGCTCCTGGGGCAGTGCACGGCCCTGCTGCCCCCGGACCCGGCGGGGAGCTGGGCGCTGGCCCGCTGGGCCACCGTCGGTTCCTGCCTGCTGGCCGGGCAGTGGGACGGGACCGTCTGCCTGTACCGGTaccggcagccccagccaggagcggcctga
- the LOC121087494 gene encoding collagen alpha-1(I) chain-like: MERLRLRLPRLLAAAVIVECCARLCPGLGSGTGPTPATAVPCAHPGTATGQRCRTDPERGAGTGRASAPEAVGPLRTEAELLLIPGTPTGTAEPPSPQGTPGGPRAGREGTRPTGRDGRATEHPGPLLPAGIAEQAAAGSEWPSPASLGVTGVGTPAPAEPDTAPTTRSPPETSPVGNAMAESATTPQGTLLHPPSSVMVPGSAAGQWGPLSTLQGWSPMGTALVQSQRGSHSPLSSELWTGEGPGATVPLGDSSPGTPPSITLATDSPAPGATGTSPFGGGLQRLLTPMGTLGGTRQGLPGLGLAGGRGSDSRLWHGTDIAWQGPHSAPRSSPLSLGAGGRGGPVASAAWPAVGTGPTSLPAAGKGSGLPVPTTTAGAPGMTSPGVGGALDPATGILGPPNMEGPPEHSHIPLEQTGHPPAVPGQPPTTMAPGSTAVTQSWGSYTSQGSPRGSPASPAPAVPTLPTPRPSPGTRWVVLGLSPTAGTPPTGPSPGTGLPHAGAGGDAAESPQILGGTPMGVSNAGPLAATAPPSWQPGSLDPPSAPGPPQQPAASQPASSPGLTTAIGIAVTAAATTITAATAVTTATTITATSPALLRDVGTVTLEPGATVLQRDVTGLTGGPPTPLPTVMSGSPPQPTDPPGTLGHRGSPGSPPAAGDTDLVRLPSSPRERPDADTPPVTPAAAGRAPRVFIVEDQPPLLRASLLRIPCELVLDMGFVPALQDPTSREHRGLLHSFNRTVSPLFMSLPGFLRLEVTGIREGSVVLQYDALFAAERVQAPGLGALLDAVLGSSSARPGLVVGAAPVLRNVALERPLDPCAALFACRAGFACVAGADGNATCTSLCHRGYCKNHGICTHPPDHQPLCQCPAGSDFWFMGLRCDYRVTQQSLLGMAAGVLLSIVLLGAVVAAVAIRRFKMLLLEARADQTRSSYRRFCRLDDVSAQYWSYSWLPSASSLDNPAFSNSEELLHLQILDNSCCSCQENSGITSNAKQRPTPLARPACRPSFPYDWDTSSSSMNDPMVDSGKASDISVSSWPMEPIQWTPFPLLHQLSRQRPHKARRPHSYCEGMELVNLERSWTA; this comes from the exons ATGGAGCGGCTCCGGCTGCGGCTCCCGCGGCTCCTGGCCGCCGCAG TGATCGTGGAGTGCTGCGCGCGGCTCTGCCCCGGCCTGGGCAGCGGGACGGGCCCCACACCGGCCACCGCGGTCCCCTGCGCCCACCCGGGGACAGCGACGGGGCAGCGCTGCCGGACAG ATCCAGAGCGAGGAGCTGGCACAGGGCGGGCATCAGCACCGGAGGCCGTGGGGCCGCTGCGGACAGAAGCTGAGCTGTTGCTCATCCCTGGGACCCCCACCGGGActgctgagccccccagcccccaggggACCCCCGGAGGCCCCCGGGCAGGCAGAGAGGGGACGCGGCCCACAGGGCGGGATGGAAGAGCCACTGAGCACCCGGGGCCCCTGCTCCCTGCCGGCATCgcggagcaggcagctgcaggaagcGAGTGGCCatctcctgccagcctgggtgTGACCGGTGtggggaccccagcccctgcgGAGCCAGACACAGCGCCCACCACCAGATCCCCCCCTGAGACTAGCCCTGTAGGAAATGCAATGGCAGAAAGCGCCACGACCCCGCAAGGGACCCTGTTGCATCCACCATCCTCTGTGATGGTGCCGGGCTCTGCTGCGGGGCAGTGGGGGCCCCTCAGTACCCTGCAGGGATGGAGCCCCATGGGGACAGCACTTGTGCAGAGCCAGAGGGGCTCTCACAGCCCCTTGTCCTCAGAGCTATGGACTGGGGAGGGCCCAGGTGCCACTGTCCCACTGGGTGACAGCAGCCCAGGGACCCCCCCGAGCATCACACTGGCCACAGACAGCCCAGCACCAGGGGCGACTGGGACATCACCCTTtggtggggggctgcagaggcttCTGACTCCTATGGGGACGCTGGGGGGGACAcgccaggggctgccagggctggggctggcaggaggacGGGGCTCTGACTCCCGCTTGTGGCATGGGACGGACATTGCCTGGCAGGGTCCCCACTCTGCCCCTCGCTCCTCTCCACTGTCCCTGGGAGCTGGTGGCCGTGGGGGCCCTGTGGCCAGCGCAGCCTGGCCAGCTGTGGGGACCGGCCCAACTTCCCTGCCTGCCGCAGGCAAGGGGTCGGGTCTGCCTGTCCCCACCACCACGGCTGGTGCCCCAGGGATGACATCCCCTGGCGTGGGGGGAGCCCTGGACCCAGCCACAGGGATCTTGGGGCCACCCAACATGGAGGGTCCCCCTGAACACAGCCACATCCCCCTGGAGCAGACGGGGCATCCACCAGCTGTgccggggcagccccccaccACCATGGccccaggcagcactgctgtgacACAGAGCTGGGGGTCGTACACCAGTCAGGGGTCCCCCCGGGGCTCTCCCGCATCCCCCGCCCCTGCAGTGCCTACGCTGCCAACCCCACGGCCCTCCCCAGGGACCAGGTGGGTTgtgctggggctcagccccactgCGGGCACCCCCCCAACAGGCCCATCCCCAGGGACTGGGCTGCCCCACGCTGGCGCTGGGGGGGATGCTGCTGAGAGCCCCCAGATCCTAGGGGGGACCCCCATGGGGGTGAGCAATGCGGGGCCCTTGGCAGCCACTGCCCCGCCgagctggcagccaggcagcctggaccccccctcagcccctgggcccccccagcagccagctgcgTCCCAGCCTGCGTCTTCCCCGGGGCTGACCACTGCTATTGGCATCGCTGTCACTGCCGCCGCCACCACCATcacagctgccactgctgtcaccactgccaccaccatcacagccaccagcccagcactgctcagggaTGTGGGGACAGTCACACTGGAGCCTGGTGCCACTGTACTGCAGAGGGATGTGACGGGGCTGACGGGGGGGCCCCCAACTCCTCTGCCCACCGTGATGTCAGGGTCCCCCCCGCAGCCCACCGATCCCCCTGGCACCCTGGGCCATCGTGGGAGCCCCGGgtcccccccagctgctggtgaCACAGACCTGGTTCGGCTGCCAAGCAGCCCCAGAGAGCGGCCGGATGCTGACACCCCCCCGGTGACACCGGCTGCGGCAGGCAGGGCCCCGCGCGTGTTCATCGTGGAGGATCAGCCACCCCTCCTGAGAg CATCGCTCCTCCGCATCCCCTGTGAGCTGGTGCTGGACATGGGGTTCGTCCCTGCCCTGCAGGACCCCACATCCCGCGAGCACCGGGGTCTGCTGCACAGCTTCAACCGGACG GTCTCGCCCCTCTTCATGTCGCTGCCCGGGTTCCTGCGGCTGGAGGTGACGGGGATCAG GGAGGGCAGCGTGGTGCTGCAGTACGACGCACTGTTTGCGGCGGAGCGGGTGCAGGCGCCGGGGCTGGGCGCGCTCCTCGACGCcgtgctgggctccagcagtgcccggccagggctggtggtgggggCTGCCCCCGTCCTGCGCAACGTGGCTCTGG AACGGCCACTGGACCCCTGTGCCGCACTCTTCGCCTGCCGGGCCGGCTTCGCCTGCGTGGCTGGGGCAGACGGCAACGCCACGTGCACCTCCCTGTGCCACCGCGGCTACTGCAAGAACCACGGCATCTGCACCCACCCGCCGGAccaccagcccctctgcca GTGCCCGGCCGGCAGCGATTTCTGGTTCATGGGGCTGCGCTGCGACTACCGCGTGAcacagcagagcctgctggGCATGGCCGCGGGCGTCCTGCTCAGCATCGTCCTCCTGGGCGCCGTCGTCGCCGCTGTCGCCATCCGCCGCttcaagatgctgctgctggaggccaGGGCAGACCAGACCCGCAGCAG CTACCGGCGGTTCTGCCGGCTGGACGACGTCTCGGCCCAGTACTGGTCGTACTCCTGGCTGCCCTCGGCCAGCTCGCTGGACAACCCGGCCTTCAGCAACTCGGAGGAGCTGCTGCACCTGCAGATCTTGGacaacagctgctgcagctgccaggagaACTCCGGCATCACCAGCAACGCCAAGCAGCGTCCCACGCCGCTCGCCCGCCCGGCGTGCCGGCCCAG TTTCCCTTACGACTGGGACACAAGTTCTAGCAGCATGAACGATCCCATGGTGGACTCTGGAAAAGCCAGCGATATCTCGGTGTCCAGCTGGCCCATGGAGCCCATCCAGTGGACaccctttcccctcctccatcAGCTGTCCAGGCAGCGACCG CACAAGGCCAGACGGCCTCATTCGTACTGCGAGGGGATGGAACTGGTCAACCTGGAGAGGAGCTGGACAGCCTGA
- the NDUFAB1 gene encoding acyl carrier protein, mitochondrial, with protein MAARVLSACVRRLLPRPPPAPRPAALGTLCRLPAPPRALPLVQVPRVAWPACRRFSELPPLTLADIKERVLYVLKLYDKIDPEKLTAESHFMKDLGLDSLDQVEIIMAMEDEFGFEIPDGDAEKLMCPQEIVDYIADKKDVYE; from the exons ATGGCGGCCCGTGTCCTCTCGGCCTGCGTCCGCCGGCTGCtgccgcgcccgccgcccgccccgcggcccgccGCGCTCGGCACCCTCTGCCGCctgccggccccgccgcgggcgcTGCCGCTGGTACAG GTGCCGCGGGTGGCCTGGCCGGCCTGCCGCCGCTTCTCCGAGCTGCCGCCCCTCACCCTGGCCGACATCAAGGAGCGCGTCCTCTACGTCCTCAAGCTGTACGACAAGATCGACCCGGAGAag CTCACAGCCGAGTCCCACTTCATGAAGGACCTGGGTTTGGACAGTTTGGACCAAGTGGAAATCATCATGGCCATGGAAGATGAATTTG GATTTGAAATTCCTGATGGAGATGCAGAAAAGTTAATGTGTCCACAAGAGATTGTAGATTACATTGCAGATAAGAAGGAtgtttatgaataa
- the DCTN5 gene encoding dynactin subunit 5: MELSEMLYNKSEYIETASGNKVSRQSVLCGSQNIVLNGKTIVMNDCIIRGDLANVRVGRHCVVKSRSVIRPPFKKFSKGVAFFPLHIGDHVFIEEDCVVNAAQIGSYVHIGKNCVIGRRCVLKDCCKILDNTVLPPETVVPPFTVFSGCPGLFSGELPECTQELMIDVTKSYYQKFLPLTQVASARV, from the exons ATGGAGCTGAGCGAGATGCTTTACAACAAGTCCGAGTACATCGAGACG GCGTCCGGCAACAAGGTGAGCCGGCAGTCGGTGCTGTGCGGCAGCCAGAACATCGTTCTCAACGGCAAG acaATAGTTATGAATGACTGCATCATCCGCGGTGACCTGGCAAACGTACGGGTTGGACGACACTGCGTGGTGAAAAGCCGTAGTGTCATTAGGCCACCCTTCAAGAAGTTTAGTAAAGG GgtggcttttttccctctccacaTTGGTGATCATGTCTTCATAGAAGAGGACTGTGTTGTCAATGCAGCCCAGATTGGCTCCTATGTCCACATAGGCAAGAACTGTGTCATT GGTCGTAGATGCGTTTTGAAAGACTGCTGCAAAATCTTAGACAACACAGTACTACCTCCTGAAACAGTAGTCCCACCTTTCACAGTCTTCTCAGGCTGCCCAG GGCTCTTCTCTGGGGAACTCCCAGAATGTACCCAGGAACTCATGATCGATGTTACGAAGAGCTATTACCAGAAGTTCTTGCCACTCACTCAG GTGGCCTCTGCCAGGGTATAA